CAGgggtgaaaaaaaacaataataaaagcGAAATTCTTTGGCCTTAGTCATTAAAAGAGAACTGAATCCAATCAATGCCACCTGACTGCTAAGAAGTGTGGGCACAAGCCTTACAAACATTTCTTCTCAACTCAAACTCCTGTGTGCTACATGTGCATCTAGTTTTGTGATgacaaaatgaaatcaataagaTAAGCTGAGCAggagaaattaaaataaaaacattgtcacaaaagtcaaagaaaaaatacacataaaaaataaatgaaagaattTTAGTTGGCATCACATTGTCATGACAAAAAAACAGATCAACAAAAGCAAACCATTCCAAGAATAACAGCTGTTGAACAAGAATATTACTTGAGAAGAAACTACTTTTTAAATGATTGAAATCTTGTGTAAAAGTATATCAGTAAATaggataaataaatacaatctttacatttgtatataattaacatttaaatgaGATGATGCAACAGCCTCTcgtaaatataaatgaaacattaaaacaaacttgCTCTTTCTACTTAAGTATAGGTCATCACAAAGTaagctttaaactaaatttgGTTACCGggtatttcaaaatatttgctATGTTCACCAAATGTCCCATAAACATAAGAGCACCACAAGAATACATTTTTCTGAAGATTTACTGAGTACAGTAAATGTCAAATGTCTATCAGCTGAGAGGCCAAAATCCAGATTCTTTACAGATATATTAAATACAGTGTTTAAAATCAGACACACATACAGGTTAAACAATAGCAGCATGACTATCACCCAAAttcattttcaaagtcattcaCTCCATTCAATCATATCAGGTACTCTTGGAAAATTCATTCGATGCAGTGCTTTCAGTTAAAATTGGTTcatgtgtagaaaaaaaaattaatcatgaTAGAATAAAGCACACTTATTCACATAGATCATGAGACAAAATAATAATCTACAAGACTAACATTATGCATTTGATTAGATGTCAATGCAGTGCATAAAGGGATTACAAATTGGTGATGGATTTCAATGCATCAAActaattttacaaaattgtagCTAATAACTTAAGCCATGTCAAGAAATAGATCAATTTAGGAAATtcatctttaaaagaaaattaagaaaggtatctttctttttaaaaattaagactTACTAAAGTTTGGCTTATTTATAAGTAGCTGCATTTGAATGTGATAAAAATGTGAAGTCACATTAGTTGAAATCCTGTAAGTGTAGTCcaaaggtattttttaaatcattattttgtttgaatcgTTGTACACACAGTGACACTGTGAATAATGTCTAACTGAACAAAAAATATGAACTGTTAAATAGTTCATCATAAAGGTGTgttgaaaaaaatgttgaaatcaaGCGCTATCTAAGTCCAGTTATTATTTACGTCAACACTTGAAACTACTAGGAATGATGGCTGGCTATTGCAAGAAGAATAAGATGACATACATTCTTTTCTTGAATGAAGACTGGTAAAGATTTATGCAATTCATAAAATGTGTtggttttggttttttttttagaaatttataaGATTTAGAAAATGAATAAGTTTTAAATGCACATCTTTTGAAAGTCCTGAAAAATATGTATTGGTACAAAGATGACATGAACATGAAGTTATTTGGTAGTTTTAGTTAAAGTAGATTGACTTGGAGTTTCAGTTGTGTATTTGACCTGATTTTTCAACTGGTTCAATACAGATGTCACATTTAAAACAGCTGAGTCTATGGTATTCAAATGCAAAGAGAGATCTTCAAACTCATGGCTTAGGGTATAAAGGGTCTGGTTAATTTTCTGAAATATTAAATTACATTTATGTTTAAAGGCAAGATTACAGAAAATATCTAAATATCAATTTTTgatacacagaaaaaaaaatgtgttgagcTTTAAATAtctaagtttaaaaataaaaaatctacctCTGTGTTACTCAATGTTTCTTGCTTAAATGCTAAAAATTCTCCTCGTTCTGTGACATTGCCAGAGAGATAAGtctttagagaaaaaaaaagtgagtaaTTGAATGAAAACATGCTCAACAATCTTGTTCATTGTTTAaccagacatgcctacccccaagacccagaatgtggaacactcaggttcaaaatgtggaattttgggccccaatgtggaacatatGCGCGTTTATGTTTGTCAGCCATACTGTAcccaatataaataaaacttcaattatattagcctactttaataacaatactagtttgctttttataaattagatgtaaatagtataatataattaaaagtaagaaaacctttaattcataattatgtcctttgtttgaaatcaatagtagatgtaaatagtataatataattaaaagtaagaaaacctttaattcataattatgtcctttgtttgaaatcaatagttctaactcctatgtgattattctagatctacttgattatctatccttttctagggctctactctagtcactctagatgTTGGCTCTAGTTAgtgctagatctaaaataatttaagagtctgtctactagtagtactagtctaggactagacctacatctaataagtcctctaagtctaagaacacagattataataaatatattatagatctaaatatttatgtctagatctatggacttattgagaactaaatttattacatatgataatgatacatagaaatctagagatctatcaccttctaagtctatttctctagatactaagatagatctagatttagtatcatctagactctagtaactagttaaatctAGTGCTGGATCTAGATACTAATTTATTTAGACTATGTAATAAGTAGATATATAgccttatttagatctaggccttagccttactgtgtctaagttaattaattacatttagatttagatctaggtctagatctctaataatctatttgaaaaaaaatccttttcttagaATAGAATTACCTAAGAAACCAGTTGAGTTAGTCACGTTAGTCAGAATAGCGCCTTTGtcgggaaaagaaagggatttgaatggaaaATTAGGTttattagcacttactagattctaagaatagatctagacctagagtactagatctagatgtagatctatgtctagatctagctcaaccatatcttcgtaaatttaggacacaccgggtccgggaggagatgaaatgtaaacaataaacacagacctagatatattttattttgcattcagtattttcatttcgcattattaataaataatgaaaaatcggcgattttttttttgtgtcggaattcagacttggcggaacaaaaaatcgtgaatgcggaacatgtgagcttttttttatgcttttgcgggacggttccgcataatgcgggactgtaggcatgtctgTTTAACCCAGCAACTATTTAGTGGGATAGAATGCAGTGTTTATGGTAGACTAATGCTGTATGATGTGATAGGAAGTTaccagcattttttttctatgaatgTTTAAGTTAACTGGACTGAATAACAGCTATTAAAGTTTAAGTTGACTGGACTGAATAAGAGCTATAAATGTTTAAGTTGACTGgactgaatataaaaaaaaaatgtaaagtaaaatttccctttcagaccttgtggtctatagggcagatgatgtaaaaggtcTACGGCTTACAAGGGTGTCaaatggccagcacaacgaccaaccgcctttacttttactccCTTAACTGGACTGAATAACAGCTATAAATGTTTAAGTTGACTGgactgaatataaaaaaaaaaatgtaaagtaaaatttccctttcagaccttgtggtctatagggcagatgatgtaaaaggtcTACGgcttacgagggtgtcatgtggccagcacaacgaccaaccgcctttacttttactccCTTATCTGGACTGAATAACAGCTTTAAATGTTTAAGTTGACTGGATTGATTAACAGCTTTAAATGTTTAAGTTGACTGGACTGAATAACAGCTTTAAATGTTTAAGTCGACTGGACTGAATAACAGCTTTAAATGTTTAAGTTGACTGGACTGCCTCACAATTATATTAGCTGCACATCAATTATTAGTTGTTTTATTATATGTCCATTTTTAAAGCACACTGTACACTGGGGAATAGGGGAAACATTCTAAATTCTAATGCCATCAAGTACCTGTTTCAAATCATCCAGTGTGGCACTGACTTGCTCAGAAAGTTTAGATACAACCTCACTGCTACTGGAACTCTGTAGAAATAGCAAGGGAGtaaaatcataatcataataGCACAAACAAACTCCATAGTGAAAGTCTTATGCCTAACCTGTTTACATATTTATATGtaagacaaataaaatatttaaatttatgtatgAACTTTTTACTAAAACTACATTAAACAGCAATTACATGCATTAAATAATCTGTTAGTCTTATTACTTACATTCAATGAAGGAGACTGTTGTGATAGCGACTGAACTAATACCTCCAATGAAGAGATCTTGGACTTGAAAGAAAAGGcaggaaataacaaaaataacataaataaaaagaacaataatatttctttaacctgtagtttttttttttaaaaaagcatttttttttaatgaaagtcatttttaaaatcaaatgcaTCTTTTCCAAAcaacattaattttaatttataaaaaaaaaatcaaattcacATTCAGTAAAGAGTAGAAAGTAAATTATGAAGCTGATTTTATGAGGTTTAATCTTTAGAGTAAAATGAGAGATAAGAGACTTGATGAGAACAATGTTGACCACTATTTATTAAAAAAGGTCTTGTATAACTGCTAGTTTTCATTGCcgcttttaaatgtattttctttgtACTAATTTGTTTGCATGGCTAAGGTTTTGTGAGtgcaacaaataaaaaaaaaatgttactttttttttttacctcatgcaaattaaaatctttagtcAGATTGCTGATTCCTGCTTCAACTATTTTCTGAAGATCAGCCAACTGTTGCTTTATTAACTGTTAGAAAATTTGAAAATGATGTCAAATTGTAAACCAAAGTATCTATCATTTAAattattggcaaaaaaaaaaatatcaccaGTCAATTTAGTTGCTAACTCACCTGGTTATTAATGCCTGCATCTTCTGTGGGAGCTACTTTCTTCATTGATTCCTGACAGCATTAAGTAACAAAGATGTAATGAAGAAATGAGCATGGcagaaatattcttttttttttcatataaaaagtTACTAAGGTAACCCATAAGTAATAGCTAGTATTAAGATATATACTAGTTTAATTCTGCCTAATAATATCTAGTAGACACTATTCCTTTCTACAGCACGAAAGAtacaaaagcaaattaaaaaaaaaatgtgttccaaTACCTCTAATTCTTTCAGTTTGGATTCTAATTCTATTGTCTTGGCACTTTGGTCACTTCCCAATTTGGCaacagtctaaaaaaaaaaatcaataatggTATTACTTTTTATACAACACATTCCATAGCAAAGTATCTTGACTAAAGAAAACACAATGACTTACATTGGCTAAAGTATGTAGTTGGGATGGTGCATCTACATATTCTTTAGCATCCAAAACAGACTTTTCAAGCTCAGAGTTCTTTCCTTCCAGAGATGTGatcttgaatttaaaaaaaaatgtaacaagtaaagtatttaaacaaaagagtttgttttttttaaagaaaattccTCCTTTCTGAAGCTAATGACTTTAAGAGcaattattttgcttttaatacctattgataaaaaaaaaatattaaaatttttacccCACCCCAATTCTTCCTCCTCCCCTGAAACAGATCCTGGTTAAGctaatgtataaatctagaactatataaattctaatgataggcctagATATACAGACTTAGAAGACAAGCAAAATGTTACAgaacatctatttatttatttcactctatAATGATGAGATTCGGGAATACCAGCTGACAAGATAAagatagtccaaacctccaagCCAAATGAACTATTAGATTATTATActtcaaataaattataaatgtcaaactagagttttccctgtgCAGCCAATTagcttataattattttttttaaatatatataagctGTCAAATTTCCAAGACAGTTAACAGGAAAATTGTTAACAGTCATTTTCGAgatctgtgtccacccagctttttgttgttttttatttttgcttttttcacctgaagaagaatttgcaagctgatgtAAAAATAAGTATATATTAAGATTTCATTCACAGAAACTCCTTAAATATGTGTTTTAGATTAgcaaaaaaagtatattaaacacTTTTACCAATACAAGACAAGCTATAACCACAGTGATCGAAAACAATGAGGAGCTCTTTTGACTTAAGAAGCATATAGAAAGTGGACAGAATATTGCAAAGAGCTGTATAACTTCAAGATAAATCCCAACTACAGTCTATTCAACAAAAAACCTTAGGATAATAGAGACTTTGCAAGGCTCCAATACTAGAGTCAAAAGAAGAGGAAGCAGTAAGATAATTTAAAGGTGGCAAGTCGCCAAGAATTGATAACACACCATCAGACCTTTTAAAGCACGGTAGCTCACATATAACTAAATGTTTTTGGACAATCTGCCAAAACATatggaacaaaaaaatgtagtcAAAAGAATGGATCCAATCTTTAATTATTCCACTGAACAAGAAAGGAAACATGAGACAATGCCAAAACTATAGAATAAGTCTGATCAGTCATCCAAGCAAAATAATCTTAAGAATAATTttcaaaagattaaaaaaaaaagaggaggtccttTATGAAGAACATGCAGGCTTCAGAGTAGATAGAAACATTGAACAAATATTCAACATAAGAatgtaaaatgaaaaataaaatccacTGAAATGTGAATAGTTCAATACTTCTAAACAACCAAATTGGAGAAGATTTTAGACATCCACAGTAGTTAAGCAAGGgatctctctccatctttttATAACATAATTCTGGAGCATATTATGACGaaactctaaaaatatttactcCTAGCTTGACCGTAAGCGGTGGTCTATTTCAAATCTCAAGTTTGCAGAAGATATAGATCTCTGAGAAAAGTGGATGCTGCAGCTAGAGCCGTTGACATGGAAATCAGTgaagaaaaaagcaaaatactagTTTGTGGTAGATATAGTATAAGATGTTGCATACAGCTGAATGGCCAAACAACTGAAGAAGTTGACGCATTTAAATGCCTAGAGTCAACCAAAACAAAAGATGGAGGATctataaaagagataaaaactcTATTAGGCTTGGCATCCACGGTCATGAGCAAACAGTGGAAAATCTAGAAAAGTAATAACAGATCCAAGTAAAATGAAAACTGTATTCTAATGGTCTCTGTACGCCAATATGGTTGTGAAAGGCTtaaagaagaattcaagcctttgagagcaaatgctacagaaaaatgctgagtttcaaataccaggaaaagaagacaaatgagtttgtactgttacaagtcaacactctggatGGCAAAAAAGAGGAACTcatcaatactgtgaagagataaAAGCTGAGATGGTtgggtcatattgtaagacatgactcactgtcaaaagtcatccttcaatgTACAATGGagggagcatgaagaaagggtcatctaaagaaaagctggctggacaacataaaagaatggagcAGCCTCTCTCTTGGATTGTCTGTTatttaagatatttaaataaaatattctaaataatTTCGAGAAAagactgcaaagaacttgattAGGGTGTTCTTCCAGCAATAAACCCAGAAAGATAAAGGTCATAACTTACAGATAGTAAATACAGGAGAGATGAATCCAAATTATCAACTGCTACCTTTCAAACAGTGACTAGTGTAAAATTAATCTTGATTGATAGAAAAAGATACTCTCTTATCCATGTATTCCTTTTTCACACAGAAAATGATGGTGACAGATTTAATTATAACTGTTAAGATAATGACACTAGAATTTTAGGACTAAAGAGACATTCACAATTTATAGTGATtttcaacatcttttttttttagatcttaaCAAAACAGAGGGACagaccacataaaactaatagtggCTATGCCCCCTTTCAGGGGTTGCTTCAACAAGCAACTTGCTCTTATATGGTCACCTTGATCCACCAAAACAAGTCTGTATATAAGAAAGTCAAAGAGACAACTCACCTTGATGGACATTTCTTTGAGGGTTTTATTGAATCCTTCCATTTCTTTCTTCACATCAAATAATGTTTTGTTCACCTGCTCTATTTGATTCTGTAGCTTTAACTGAGCATCAGGTGAGGCTTTGTCTGCAGATTGCACTGGAGAAGGGTTTAATAGATTCACATTTAGTTAGTTCAAGTGTTGTTCTTCTTAAGACTTTATATAGTTCAAGAAAACACTATCTTATTATTAAAGCTCTACCTTCatgtataattgtgcaaataTTGAAGTTTACATAATACCcaccaaattttttaaaaaaggataagTAAACAATACTTATGATACTGATAACAcaatattataaaacaaaatgactacaaaaacagtgtacagagaaaaaaaaatagattcagCACTATAATAcaatgtaaccaaaagaaagtgtggaaaaaaataagtttacagCCTTTTTCAATTTAAGAATTAATGTCAACAAAAGtttttggtatttaaaaaaacaaacaaaaaaaacaagacttGGGTAAATCTGAGCATCTAGCTCTACCTGAATGCACCTGGCTCCTTAAAGTATTCAATTCATGTCGTATGTGCCACTGGACCCAGATTAGTCCAAAACATGTTGTCATACACGCCATGGAGATTATAAATAGACTGATTCGTGCTATCATACTCTGACACACACAACATCGGCTGAATATCAAAGAAGATCATAATGTCCACTGAGGTGGAACAAATTGTTCAAGAGTaagatttattttgaaaaattatcttAGAAATAAGATGTAGCTTTTATTCTACTCTATGGACTTGGAAACTGTTTGAAGAAATACAGTACTTaactaactattttttttacatgagcAATATAGTGTTAAGAAcctataataataacatttttatctatgttttaatatattatacATATGCATGTGCTATTAAGTAATcaatttttaacaattaaatCATAGGCATTTAAATTCGAAAatctaattcattttttaaaatgaaccaTTCATAACATGTAAGTTTCAAACTAAGCATACAAAagataaaaattacttttttcgTTTGGAAGTTATAGGTGGTAATGAGAACTCAGAAACTTCTGATGAATCTGAGTTGTAGTCTAGCAACTCTTGAGCACTTGAGCCGTTCTTTCTACCTCGCGGCAATTTCATGGTGTCTACCAGTGCATCCAATTGTCTTcgctttttcatttttttaggcAACTTGTAATCAATTTCACTCTTGACATTCACCATGATAGGGTCGTTAGAAAAGTATGTCTTAATTGACAACTATTTTGGTTATTGATAAGTGATTTATCCAACAAATTCAATCCATTTAGACTTACTTCACAATCATTTTATAATGCTGTTTTATGAGTGTTATTCCAAGCATACAACTGTAGTCATGTCCATTATAGCTATGTTTTAAggttgtaaacaaacaaataactaaacaaTATCTTGaacaattatattttgtattactCAGATATCTGAAGACTGTTActgaataatttataatatttacaagAAATATCCATTCCAATCTCACAATTTAAATGGTTTAACCTGCAGAATAGACACAATCCATTGGTATAATACTCAACCaaagaaaatctttttaaaaatgtattaatttagaTCATCGCTATATTCAGACTAAAATAACTAGATCGAGATCAGTTGATCAGTAGAACTTAACAACTTAGATtagaagctagatctagatagtatattttagaaatagaatctttttattcaattctagatgtaaatctaaattactctactagatctagatcaaatcatagatctagatataaattctagtcctagatctagaattagatgaAAACTATATCTAGTAATGTctagttctatttaaaaatttaattattcattttttaaattaaaatctctACGACACCTTTCTAACTCAACTGTTACTAGTGTTACTCAGttactgtctagagtctagatcgatcgactagatctatatttatattaaattatatactagatctattctataacttattaagttattataattatataactataactataaagtaaagtagaaCAGTAgaacatatattatataataatcatattaataaatattatactaattatactTATAACAGTAGGCGGGTTATACTTATAGTATTAGTAAAAGTTATACTAAAAAATACTAAGTAACACTAACGAGTAAGTAAGTAAACTAAAACTCGCCTAGTAACTAGAAtcgactagatctagttttagatctagatctattaaaattttaaaaagattagaTTTACTAGAAACTAGAATAAATAACTtcaattcaataattaattaatttagtcatttagaatttttagatctatctctaCACTGAGTCTACAGACTTAACAGACTATAGTCGATAGACTATAgacactatagactatagactatagttaGTCTATACtaaagaattagatctagaaatatagaatatactgcttataattataatactagTTACTAGCTAGATACTAGGGTAGAGAGTCAgagaaataattatttagatctatatatatagtctatatttatagaGTATTCTGATTCTCATTCTGTGTTGTTTATGTTTGGCATAATGATATACCGGATGTAATTATCGATTGACATAACATAAAAAAACGCAACTTTCTTGAACTcaaataaacgaaaaaaaaaaagtttgttcagtattcagttcgacaactttaaaaaatatagagagatctagatctatataaatataaacatactTGTGGTATTAGCTTGACCCATCGAGTAGTTTCATTGATTTGTTCTCAGACTGTagtctacatttttattttggccCAACtcccttttttattattattattgcactTTCAATGACATGTACGTTCCCCAACAAATACTTTTGGCCCATcacttctagatctacatttagaaCCTAGTATCTGTTACTTTGAATTGGAACGGTCCGCTTTTAAATGCACATACTTTTGGCCtgtggattctagatctagtatgccCGCAACAAACACAAATTTAATAGTCATACACTGACTCCATTTCATTTGGTTTTTATAACTttgtacacacaaaataattaggCTACACATTCATGTAAATGTAGCtatttgatttgtttgtttttttttttttttgtttttttttttgggggggggggaggggtgctAAAAATGATCCTATAACTTTGAAAAAGCTTATCAACGCCTCCTTTCACCGGATGAACCAAAAAGCTAACTATATGCTCGATTCTAGTCGATGCTTCAATGGCAACGTCTAAGACAACGCAGAATGATTACGTCATTCGCAGAGAATTATGAAAGGTGCAGGCTGTCCTAGGCACATACGGCGCGTAAAAGGATTAACTACAATGGTCTAGATCTTAGTACCAATTTGAGACTGTCAGAGTTGAGCCATAGGCTCTATAGATTCTagaaactctaggccagcaaaagcgaacaagggctccctctcaccggcctgattGAACAGAGTGTTCTGTCTGGCGGAGGGTCTATATTCGTGTCTATTTTGACGCTGTCATTTCCAGTGACATGATCACAACGGACTCGCGGACtaaacctccgccattttcctattcTCTTAGTAACATTTGAAAGCCTCCATATGTCAAGGTTTTCAACTTTTTGTCAACATGTAgcggaatttaaaaaaaaaaaaagggggggggggtttcatgTGAAAAGAAATACGGAAGTAGATTACATGAAGTGTGCTTATTATTGATACCATCAAGGTCACCTCCCTCGCAAGGATCATTGTAACTTGGTACCTGGCGAGTCTTGTGCGTCACAAACTTGTATTAAGTTTTAAATCGGAACATAACTCCTTAATTA
The DNA window shown above is from Biomphalaria glabrata chromosome 5, xgBioGlab47.1, whole genome shotgun sequence and carries:
- the LOC106064324 gene encoding uncharacterized protein LOC106064324 isoform X2, translating into MAQNGKTKTGKPMSNQDYMNLLYSSDSESDAVPDLKLPPLKGKKQRRRKSSSSKQQEPVCTAWTIIKVIVAFCGLVSIIVLTGLSYWALQRLNELERQITLQSADKASPDAQLKLQNQIEQVNKTLFDVKKEMEGFNKTLKEMSIKITSLEGKNSELEKSVLDAKEYVDAPSQLHTLANTVAKLGSDQSAKTIELESKLKELEESMKKVAPTEDAGINNQLIKQQLADLQKIVEAGISNLTKDFNLHESKISSLEVLVQSLSQQSPSLNSSSSSEVVSKLSEQVSATLDDLKQTYLSGNVTERGEFLAFKQETLSNTEKINQTLYTLSHEFEDLSLHLNTIDSAVLNVTSVLNQLKNQVKYTTETPSQSTLTKTTK
- the LOC106064324 gene encoding EF-hand calcium-binding domain-containing protein 14-like isoform X1, giving the protein MVNVKSEIDYKLPKKMKKRRQLDALVDTMKLPRGRKNGSSAQELLDYNSDSSEVSEFSLPPITSKRKNRCCVCQSMIARISLFIISMACMTTCFGLIWVQWHIRHELNTLRSQVHSVQSADKASPDAQLKLQNQIEQVNKTLFDVKKEMEGFNKTLKEMSIKITSLEGKNSELEKSVLDAKEYVDAPSQLHTLANTVAKLGSDQSAKTIELESKLKELEESMKKVAPTEDAGINNQLIKQQLADLQKIVEAGISNLTKDFNLHESKISSLEVLVQSLSQQSPSLNSSSSSEVVSKLSEQVSATLDDLKQTYLSGNVTERGEFLAFKQETLSNTEKINQTLYTLSHEFEDLSLHLNTIDSAVLNVTSVLNQLKNQVKYTTETPSQSTLTKTTK
- the LOC106064324 gene encoding uncharacterized protein LOC106064324 isoform X3, translated to MQSADKASPDAQLKLQNQIEQVNKTLFDVKKEMEGFNKTLKEMSIKITSLEGKNSELEKSVLDAKEYVDAPSQLHTLANTVAKLGSDQSAKTIELESKLKELEESMKKVAPTEDAGINNQLIKQQLADLQKIVEAGISNLTKDFNLHESKISSLEVLVQSLSQQSPSLNSSSSSEVVSKLSEQVSATLDDLKQTYLSGNVTERGEFLAFKQETLSNTEKINQTLYTLSHEFEDLSLHLNTIDSAVLNVTSVLNQLKNQVKYTTETPSQSTLTKTTK